In Myxococcus stipitatus, the following are encoded in one genomic region:
- a CDS encoding glycine betaine ABC transporter substrate-binding protein, whose translation MMAASSCERASSTEGRPTVRVGSKKFTESVILGEMVAQLAKSAGVSVRHRRELGGTAVLWEALRRDELDVYPEYTGTLRLELLSRLGLKDDEALRAALAKEGLRMSAPLGFNNTYALGMKESEAERLGIRRISDLRAHPELRLGFSNEFMERADGWPALRDTYRLPQREVRGLDHDLAYRGLEAGSVQVTDLYSTDAEIEAHGLRVLEDDAHHFPVYDAVLLYRADLGSRAPEALAAMLRLAGTVSEDEMVKLNARVRLGRVPEAQVASGFLASRLGVATKVKGEGLVSRVWHRTREHLSLVGVSLLAAVAFAVPLGVIAARRPRLGQAVLGLAGVLQTIPSLALLVVMIPLLGIGSRPALAALFLYSLLPIVRNTTAGLTGIPLEVRESADALGLPPRARLWRIDLPMASPSILAGIQTAAVINVGTATLGALVGAGGYGQPILTGIRLDDTGLILEGAIPAAVLALLVSALVEAAGRVLVPRGLRLRAESESH comes from the coding sequence ATGATGGCCGCGTCCTCGTGCGAACGCGCGAGCTCGACGGAGGGCCGGCCCACGGTGCGCGTGGGGTCCAAGAAGTTCACCGAGTCCGTCATCCTGGGGGAGATGGTGGCGCAGCTCGCGAAGAGCGCGGGGGTCTCGGTGCGGCACCGGCGCGAGCTGGGAGGGACCGCGGTGCTCTGGGAGGCGCTGCGCCGCGACGAGCTGGATGTGTATCCCGAATACACAGGCACCCTGCGTCTGGAGTTGTTGTCGCGCCTTGGATTGAAGGACGACGAGGCCCTGCGTGCCGCGCTGGCCAAGGAAGGGCTGCGCATGAGCGCGCCGCTGGGCTTCAACAACACGTATGCGCTGGGCATGAAGGAGTCCGAAGCCGAGCGGCTGGGCATCCGCCGCATCTCAGACCTGCGCGCCCATCCCGAGCTGCGCCTGGGCTTCAGCAATGAGTTCATGGAGCGCGCCGACGGCTGGCCCGCGCTGCGAGACACCTATCGGCTCCCGCAGCGTGAGGTGCGAGGCCTGGACCATGACCTCGCCTATCGCGGCCTGGAGGCGGGCTCGGTGCAGGTGACGGACCTGTACTCGACGGACGCGGAGATTGAAGCCCATGGCCTGCGTGTCCTCGAGGACGACGCGCACCACTTCCCCGTGTACGACGCCGTGCTGCTCTATCGCGCGGACCTGGGGTCGCGGGCCCCCGAGGCGCTGGCGGCGATGCTTCGGCTCGCGGGCACGGTGTCGGAAGACGAGATGGTGAAGCTCAACGCGCGTGTGCGATTGGGCCGTGTGCCCGAGGCGCAGGTGGCCTCGGGCTTCCTCGCGAGCCGCTTGGGGGTCGCGACGAAGGTGAAGGGGGAGGGTCTTGTCTCCCGCGTGTGGCACCGCACCCGGGAGCACCTGTCGCTCGTCGGTGTGTCATTGCTGGCGGCGGTGGCGTTCGCGGTGCCATTGGGTGTCATCGCCGCGCGCCGTCCCCGGTTGGGGCAGGCGGTGTTGGGATTGGCCGGCGTCCTCCAGACGATTCCCTCGCTGGCGCTGCTGGTGGTGATGATTCCCTTGTTAGGGATTGGCTCACGTCCAGCCCTGGCCGCGCTGTTCCTCTACAGCCTGCTGCCCATCGTCCGGAACACCACGGCGGGACTGACGGGCATCCCCCTGGAGGTGCGCGAGTCCGCGGATGCGCTGGGCCTGCCGCCGCGCGCGAGGCTGTGGCGCATCGACCTGCCCATGGCCTCACCCTCCATCCTGGCGGGCATCCAGACGGCCGCCGTCATCAACGTGGGCACCGCCACCCTGGGCGCATTGGTGGGCGCGGGGGGCTACGGGCAGCCCATCCTCACGGGCATCCGCTTGGATGACACGGGGCTCATCCTCGAGGGAGCGATTCCCGCCGCCGTGCTGGCCCTGCTCGTCAGCGCGCTGGTGGAAGCCGCGGGGCGGGTGCTCGTGCCCCGGGGACTTCGCCTGCGCGCGGAGTCGGAATCCCACTGA
- a CDS encoding ATP-binding cassette domain-containing protein, producing MYALQDVSKRFGTTEALRSLTLTLPAGRTTVLLGPSGCGKSTLIRLLNGLLHPDSGRVLYSGKPLPTEAKALRELRHRVGYALQGGGLFPHLTGERNVTLMARHLRWPEARIRERRDMLVELTRFPPEALGRYPAQLSGGQRQRVALMRALMLDPEVLLLDEPLGALDPLVRHELQADLRTIFARLRKSVVLVTHDLAEAAFLGDGIVLMREGQVVQQGRLVDLEERPSDPFVTRFIQAQRWAASSPDSGPAPGGAPT from the coding sequence GTGTATGCCTTGCAGGATGTCTCCAAGCGCTTCGGGACGACAGAGGCGCTGCGCTCGCTGACGCTCACCCTGCCAGCGGGGCGCACCACCGTGCTGCTCGGGCCGAGTGGCTGTGGGAAGTCCACGCTCATCCGGCTGCTCAATGGCTTGCTGCATCCGGACTCAGGCCGCGTCCTGTACTCGGGCAAGCCGTTGCCCACGGAGGCGAAGGCGCTGCGCGAGCTGCGTCACCGCGTGGGGTACGCGCTCCAGGGCGGCGGGTTGTTTCCGCACCTCACCGGCGAGAGGAACGTCACGCTCATGGCCCGGCACCTGCGTTGGCCGGAGGCGCGCATCCGCGAGCGGCGGGACATGCTGGTGGAGTTGACGCGGTTTCCCCCCGAGGCGCTCGGGCGCTATCCGGCGCAGCTCTCCGGAGGGCAGCGCCAGCGGGTGGCGTTGATGCGCGCGTTGATGTTGGACCCGGAGGTGTTGCTGCTCGATGAGCCGTTGGGCGCGTTGGACCCGCTGGTCCGGCATGAGCTGCAAGCGGACCTGCGGACCATCTTCGCGCGGCTGCGCAAGTCGGTGGTCCTGGTGACCCATGACCTCGCGGAGGCGGCATTCCTCGGCGACGGCATCGTCCTCATGCGCGAGGGGCAGGTGGTGCAGCAGGGGCGCCTGGTGGACCTGGAGGAGCGTCCCTCGGACCCGTTCGTCACGCGCTTCATCCAGGCCCAGCGGTGGGCCGCCTCATCCCCGGACTCCGGTCCTGCTCCTGGTGGAGCGCCGACATGA
- a CDS encoding DUF4142 domain-containing protein, producing MARKIRGGGVAALAAALVFGAMTGPARAEDPSKKTRKEQKEIGEAAAERTLYVGKLALFDAKQIALGNMALEKSQNPEVRAFAQKLVDDRRQHVSDLKTWADAKSIEVANIDLSQPGTATGGAGRTDESSAPPAMREGYNEKMKGVDERLDKAITEAEKDLDKLREKNGKDFDKAFLSHVADGSKKGQSLVKEGQQTYRSDGAFSALLSQTRQGIEREETQAKALEKHVR from the coding sequence ATGGCTCGAAAGATTCGTGGTGGTGGTGTGGCGGCCCTGGCGGCGGCGCTGGTGTTTGGGGCCATGACGGGGCCCGCGCGGGCGGAGGACCCCAGCAAGAAGACGCGCAAGGAGCAGAAGGAGATTGGCGAGGCCGCGGCGGAGCGCACGTTGTACGTGGGCAAGCTGGCCCTCTTCGACGCCAAGCAGATAGCACTGGGGAACATGGCGCTGGAGAAGTCGCAGAACCCGGAGGTGCGCGCGTTCGCCCAGAAGCTGGTGGATGACCGTCGCCAGCATGTGTCCGACCTGAAGACGTGGGCGGATGCCAAGTCCATCGAGGTGGCGAACATCGACCTGTCCCAGCCTGGCACCGCCACGGGTGGTGCGGGCCGCACCGACGAGTCGTCGGCGCCCCCCGCGATGCGCGAGGGCTACAACGAGAAGATGAAGGGCGTGGACGAGCGCCTGGACAAGGCCATCACCGAGGCCGAGAAGGACCTGGACAAGCTGCGCGAGAAGAACGGCAAGGACTTCGACAAGGCGTTCCTCTCGCACGTCGCCGACGGCAGCAAGAAGGGCCAGAGCCTGGTGAAGGAAGGCCAGCAGACGTATCGCTCCGATGGCGCCTTCAGCGCGCTGCTCAGCCAGACGCGCCAGGGCATCGAGCGGGAGGAGACGCAGGCGAAGGCGCTCGAGAAGCACGTGCGCTGA
- a CDS encoding zinc metalloprotease, which produces MIGNVAKRASRLAVVAGALFSLTACQGDTAAETQTPADPVGEQTAGLRGCATVEPSAEERAAIDAYVKTRKQEMRAVGSVTVPTYYHVINKGTGIANGDVPDSQITAQMNVLNAAYANTPFRFVLQGVTRTNNSKWFALKDGSANERAMKKALRKGGPESLNIYSANLSGGLLGWATFPSSYKSSPTMDGVVLLYSSVPGGSAAPYNEGDTGTHEVGHWLGLYHTFQGGCTATGDSVSDTPAEASPAYGCPAGRDTCAGEGADPITNFMDYTDDSCMNSFTAGQVARADSLTATYR; this is translated from the coding sequence ATGATTGGCAACGTCGCGAAGCGAGCGAGTCGTCTGGCCGTGGTTGCTGGTGCGCTGTTCAGCCTGACCGCATGTCAGGGTGACACTGCGGCGGAGACGCAGACGCCGGCCGACCCCGTCGGGGAGCAGACCGCGGGCCTGCGTGGCTGCGCGACGGTGGAGCCCTCCGCCGAGGAGCGCGCCGCCATCGACGCCTACGTGAAGACCCGCAAGCAGGAGATGCGCGCGGTGGGCTCGGTGACGGTGCCGACCTACTATCACGTCATCAACAAGGGCACGGGCATCGCGAACGGCGACGTTCCGGATTCGCAGATCACCGCGCAGATGAACGTGCTGAACGCGGCGTACGCCAACACCCCGTTCCGCTTCGTCCTCCAGGGCGTGACGCGCACGAACAACTCCAAGTGGTTCGCCCTGAAGGATGGCAGCGCCAACGAGCGCGCCATGAAGAAGGCGCTGCGCAAGGGCGGCCCCGAGAGCCTCAACATCTACTCCGCCAACCTGAGCGGCGGCCTGCTGGGCTGGGCGACGTTCCCCTCCAGCTACAAGAGCAGCCCCACCATGGACGGCGTGGTCCTCCTCTACAGCAGCGTCCCCGGCGGCTCCGCGGCGCCCTACAACGAGGGTGACACGGGCACGCACGAGGTCGGCCACTGGCTGGGCCTGTACCACACGTTCCAGGGCGGCTGCACGGCAACGGGCGACTCCGTGAGCGACACCCCGGCCGAGGCCTCTCCCGCCTACGGCTGCCCTGCTGGCCGCGACACGTGCGCGGGCGAGGGCGCGGACCCCATCACCAACTTCATGGACTACACGGACGACTCCTGCATGAACTCGTTCACCGCGGGTCAGGTGGCGCGCGCGGACAGCCTCACCGCGACCTACCGCTAG
- a CDS encoding serine hydrolase has protein sequence MFPYRRHRRGVARVFFTLLAACLSLLVAGPSLAAPPRDLPRATSPEAEGIDPQALERLLEEAKATHSSAVVILKNGKLIGEWTFGKPSTRIEAMSVTKSVVGMAVVKLLADGKIPSLDVPVHQYFAEWNQGRKKDITLRHLLTHTSGLEVGGPGTKEIYQSPDFVKLALASEMAHAPGTQLQYNNKAVNVLAAIVEKASGKRMDRYLGDTLFRPMGITDYSWTLDKAGNPHAMSGLQIQPRDLAKLGQLLVNGGLWQLRQLLPQEWVKRMLAPGEGPASGTGLLWWPETAWHRYFVDEVLLSTWKEAGVPQSLIQAATALLGRDFYDDGAYLEALGVPLPEFQKEILGRNQKPCRSEKGPLIGANGNGWLGQYLVVLPEHQLVAVRMYKYPEDAKEEPPFADSFSAFPLRVKELVGMGSPPAGSATQTQGSASPR, from the coding sequence ATGTTCCCATACCGTCGTCACCGTCGCGGAGTCGCTCGAGTCTTCTTCACCCTCCTCGCCGCGTGCTTGTCGCTGCTCGTGGCGGGCCCGTCCCTCGCCGCGCCGCCACGAGACCTGCCTCGCGCGACCTCGCCGGAGGCGGAAGGAATCGACCCCCAGGCCCTGGAGCGGCTGCTCGAGGAGGCCAAGGCGACCCACTCGAGCGCAGTCGTCATCCTGAAGAACGGCAAGCTCATCGGGGAGTGGACCTTCGGCAAGCCCTCCACCCGCATCGAGGCGATGTCCGTCACCAAGTCCGTGGTGGGCATGGCCGTCGTGAAGCTGCTGGCGGACGGGAAGATTCCCTCGCTGGACGTGCCGGTGCACCAGTACTTCGCGGAGTGGAACCAGGGCCGCAAGAAGGACATCACCTTGCGCCACCTGCTCACCCACACCTCGGGCCTCGAGGTCGGCGGGCCAGGGACGAAGGAAATCTACCAGAGTCCGGACTTCGTGAAGCTCGCGCTCGCCTCGGAGATGGCCCACGCGCCCGGCACGCAGCTCCAGTACAACAACAAGGCTGTCAATGTGTTGGCGGCCATCGTCGAGAAGGCCTCCGGCAAGCGCATGGACCGCTACCTCGGGGACACGCTCTTCCGTCCCATGGGCATCACGGACTACAGCTGGACGCTGGACAAGGCGGGCAATCCCCACGCCATGTCGGGCCTGCAAATCCAGCCGAGGGACTTGGCGAAGCTGGGACAGCTCCTCGTGAACGGTGGCCTGTGGCAGCTCCGCCAGTTGCTGCCGCAGGAGTGGGTGAAGCGGATGTTGGCCCCGGGTGAAGGCCCCGCCAGTGGGACGGGCCTCTTGTGGTGGCCCGAGACAGCCTGGCATCGGTACTTCGTGGACGAGGTGCTGCTGTCGACCTGGAAGGAGGCAGGGGTTCCCCAGTCCCTCATCCAGGCGGCGACGGCCCTGCTGGGACGGGACTTCTACGACGACGGCGCGTACCTCGAGGCGCTGGGGGTTCCCCTTCCGGAGTTCCAGAAGGAAATCCTGGGCCGGAACCAGAAGCCCTGCCGGTCCGAAAAAGGCCCCCTCATCGGCGCCAATGGCAATGGCTGGCTGGGACAGTACCTGGTCGTTCTTCCCGAGCACCAGTTGGTCGCGGTGCGCATGTACAAGTATCCCGAGGACGCGAAGGAAGAACCTCCCTTCGCCGACTCCTTCTCCGCATTCCCTCTGCGCGTGAAGGAGTTGGTGGGCATGGGGTCGCCCCCCGCGGGCAGCGCCACCCAGACCCAAGGCTCGGCTTCGCCACGCTAG
- a CDS encoding response regulator transcription factor — translation MNSPSPHIDVLLIEDDSHLARLTAEYLERQGVRTCIARDGELGLQEASRRSFDAILIDIMLPRKDGLTVCRELRARSAVPILMLTARGEEADRVMGLELGADDYLPKPFSSRELLARIQALVRRSRGHLGPAREVLRVGELCLDRAAMKATLKGQALPLTQHEFALLLGLAERAGRVLSREQLLELAKHGDVDGPVDRAIDVHVSRLRQKLGDDARHPRLLKTVRGVGYVLERGDEA, via the coding sequence ATGAACTCGCCATCGCCCCACATCGACGTGCTCCTCATCGAGGATGACAGCCACCTCGCGCGGCTCACCGCCGAGTACCTGGAGCGGCAGGGCGTGCGGACCTGCATCGCTCGCGACGGGGAGCTGGGCCTTCAGGAGGCCTCGCGGCGCTCGTTCGATGCCATCCTCATCGACATCATGCTGCCCCGGAAGGATGGGCTCACCGTGTGCCGGGAGCTGCGCGCGCGCTCGGCGGTCCCCATCCTGATGCTCACCGCGCGCGGCGAGGAGGCGGACCGGGTGATGGGCCTGGAGCTGGGCGCGGATGACTACCTGCCCAAGCCCTTCTCCTCGCGCGAGCTGCTGGCCCGCATCCAGGCGCTGGTGCGCCGCAGCCGGGGACACCTGGGCCCCGCGCGCGAGGTGCTGCGCGTGGGCGAGCTCTGCCTGGACCGCGCCGCCATGAAGGCCACCCTCAAGGGCCAGGCCCTGCCGTTGACCCAGCACGAGTTCGCGCTGCTGCTCGGGCTCGCGGAGCGCGCCGGGCGGGTGCTCTCGCGCGAGCAGTTGCTGGAGCTGGCGAAGCACGGCGACGTGGACGGGCCCGTGGACCGGGCCATCGACGTGCATGTGTCCCGGCTGCGCCAGAAGCTGGGGGACGACGCGCGCCATCCCCGTCTGCTCAAGACGGTGCGCGGCGTGGGCTACGTGCTGGAGCGAGGTGACGAGGCATGA
- a CDS encoding HAMP domain-containing sensor histidine kinase, giving the protein MKPLGWFHPRRMFWRIYLYGMVLLVGAVTSVAITGSILDGKYGEEIINENYRRLETLALTGDPELGPLLDVLAVERGLQATLYDLQGTMKLSSAKPPFKALDDGELRNLRTGQFWFKRDGKTVLVVPTWKGDTLVGYLLHYSPTPPKYYSVMGGLLALVLFVMAVVSVPAARLIAAPLERLTAVVEEFGQGRLSARIGLKGRSEVATLGRTFDEMAARMEGLIRGQKELLANVSHELRTPLARLGVTLDLVEDGHPDELAKRLPELRRDIGELQQLVDGVMQMARLDLAVNQAGQPGPRVQRTLLPLNDFLKDTVERFQRGAPDCPLQLSLPSDPPELDADPVLVRRALHNLLDNARKYSEPGSPVTLRAQVDADSVRLEVEDRGIGISATDLPQLSTPFFRTDRSRARETGGLGLGLTLVRRIVEAHGGTLSFHHAPQQGTRATLTFPKPANVQSAA; this is encoded by the coding sequence ATGAAGCCTCTGGGCTGGTTCCACCCTCGCCGGATGTTCTGGCGCATCTACCTCTACGGGATGGTGTTGCTCGTGGGCGCCGTCACGAGTGTCGCCATCACCGGCTCCATCCTGGATGGCAAGTATGGAGAGGAGATCATCAACGAGAACTACCGGCGGCTGGAGACGCTGGCCCTCACGGGGGACCCCGAACTGGGCCCCCTGTTGGACGTGCTCGCGGTGGAGCGGGGACTCCAGGCCACGCTGTATGACCTGCAAGGGACGATGAAGCTCTCCTCGGCGAAGCCGCCCTTCAAGGCGCTGGATGACGGCGAGCTGCGCAACCTCCGGACGGGGCAGTTCTGGTTCAAGCGCGACGGCAAGACAGTCCTGGTCGTCCCCACCTGGAAGGGCGACACCCTGGTGGGCTACCTCCTCCACTACTCGCCCACGCCCCCCAAGTACTACTCGGTGATGGGAGGACTGCTGGCCCTCGTGCTGTTCGTGATGGCGGTGGTGTCGGTGCCCGCGGCGCGGTTGATTGCCGCCCCCCTGGAGCGGCTGACGGCGGTGGTGGAGGAGTTCGGCCAAGGCCGCCTGTCCGCGCGCATCGGACTCAAGGGCCGCAGCGAGGTGGCGACCCTGGGGCGCACCTTCGACGAGATGGCCGCGAGGATGGAAGGCCTCATCCGAGGCCAGAAGGAGCTGCTCGCCAATGTCTCTCACGAGCTGCGCACGCCCCTGGCGCGCCTCGGCGTGACACTCGACCTGGTCGAGGATGGACACCCCGATGAGCTGGCGAAGCGGCTGCCGGAGCTGCGGCGCGACATCGGCGAGCTCCAGCAACTGGTGGACGGAGTGATGCAGATGGCGCGGTTGGACCTGGCGGTGAACCAGGCGGGCCAGCCGGGCCCTCGTGTGCAGCGAACCCTCCTCCCGCTCAACGACTTCCTGAAGGACACCGTCGAGCGCTTCCAGCGCGGCGCGCCCGACTGTCCGCTCCAATTGTCGCTCCCATCAGACCCGCCCGAGCTGGACGCCGACCCGGTGCTGGTGCGGCGCGCGCTTCACAACCTGCTCGACAACGCACGCAAGTACTCGGAGCCCGGCAGTCCCGTGACGCTCCGAGCCCAGGTGGACGCGGACTCCGTGCGGTTGGAGGTCGAGGACCGAGGCATCGGCATCAGCGCCACGGACCTGCCCCAGCTCTCCACGCCCTTCTTCCGGACCGACCGCAGCCGCGCGCGCGAGACGGGAGGGCTGGGGCTCGGGCTCACGCTCGTGCGCCGCATCGTCGAGGCACACGGTGGAACACTCTCCTTCCACCACGCCCCCCAGCAGGGCACGCGCGCGACGCTCACGTTCCCCAAGCCCGCCAACGTCCAGTCCGCGGCCTGA
- a CDS encoding SpoIID/LytB domain-containing protein, producing MGWASMVAVLLAATPTFVTRGDVTPEPDLRREAEAGWAALEAVYVAEAGGAPAKAPGSIVLQKGAALSPERNAQGRPGFVELRQNTPGVLDERLRVALRHELAHQLLWWACPQSSEDRLFHEAFAVALSGELPAWREGAYQSLSRAAAELASAPAVDSTRARRALARLLSESVGFPKALSRRLRQCHDGARWVVPLSIDELADVQVRAAGPATVVVSRHSGEVVLSEGEVRRALPYGSVLKPFVYAAGVGHPVLPPRADVQEWACGPGLPKGVDARTAMLRSCNGYFLDWEASGTAPRGFGAWEPVLSALGLTGKPADMADVVGLRSTLALSPWGMAQAYRLLAEARPDVLALLADNAARGTLAELPASKALSGVSTKTGTVRDAASRPQYGWIAAVDGDLVVVAVRPGKMPRQFAEEIPEALARARKQAGLEAARVQVLGLVSSREVEARCSGVGFAVDEGMPKAAPSDWARLEGLTARGPAVCLGAPWRLRFPKGPEEGRDYAGVFTWSPPPAYRPPSEVPTSSSALKARRGSDFVFRTTRLQYTAGVVAAEDVTLKGEARLALARVVAHNERHSRHPGRAVCDTTHCQAFRGTVRVQRDDAKALGLPALKWKEWLLFSQGGQEPWKEERTRGEVERILGKGLVSLRFEAGRVQYLLTERDGSATYEEGRSLPCELLRSGLKLLSCPRTASFNGGVLVFEGRGRGHGEGLDVEAAKASGLRSDAMLEAAYGRSRPEPRDGEAE from the coding sequence ATGGGGTGGGCCTCCATGGTGGCCGTGCTGTTGGCGGCCACCCCCACCTTCGTCACGCGAGGGGACGTGACGCCCGAGCCTGACCTTCGCCGCGAGGCGGAAGCCGGCTGGGCGGCGCTGGAGGCGGTGTATGTGGCGGAGGCGGGTGGAGCGCCGGCGAAGGCACCGGGCTCCATCGTCCTCCAGAAGGGCGCGGCCCTGTCGCCCGAGCGCAACGCGCAGGGCCGGCCGGGCTTCGTCGAGTTGAGGCAGAACACGCCCGGCGTGCTGGATGAGCGGCTGCGGGTGGCCCTGCGGCACGAGCTGGCGCATCAGCTCTTGTGGTGGGCCTGTCCCCAATCGAGCGAGGACCGGCTGTTCCACGAGGCCTTCGCGGTGGCGCTGAGCGGCGAATTGCCCGCGTGGCGCGAGGGGGCCTATCAATCCCTGTCGCGCGCGGCGGCGGAGCTGGCGTCGGCGCCGGCGGTGGATTCAACGCGGGCGCGGCGGGCGCTGGCGCGGCTGCTTAGTGAGTCGGTGGGTTTCCCCAAGGCGCTGTCGCGCAGGCTTCGCCAGTGTCACGACGGCGCGCGGTGGGTGGTGCCGCTGTCCATCGACGAGCTGGCGGACGTGCAGGTGCGCGCGGCGGGCCCGGCCACGGTGGTGGTGAGCCGGCACTCGGGGGAGGTGGTGTTGTCGGAGGGGGAGGTGCGGCGCGCGCTGCCGTATGGCTCGGTGCTGAAGCCCTTCGTCTATGCGGCGGGCGTGGGGCATCCGGTGCTCCCTCCGCGTGCGGACGTGCAGGAGTGGGCGTGTGGGCCGGGGCTGCCGAAGGGCGTGGACGCGCGCACGGCGATGCTGCGCTCATGCAACGGATACTTCCTGGACTGGGAGGCGAGCGGCACCGCGCCTCGGGGCTTCGGTGCGTGGGAGCCCGTGTTGTCGGCGCTGGGGCTGACGGGGAAGCCCGCGGACATGGCGGACGTGGTGGGGCTGCGCTCGACGCTGGCGCTGTCTCCGTGGGGGATGGCGCAGGCGTATCGCTTGTTGGCGGAGGCTCGTCCGGATGTGCTCGCCCTGCTCGCGGACAACGCGGCGCGAGGCACGTTGGCGGAGCTGCCCGCGTCGAAGGCGCTCTCGGGGGTGTCGACGAAGACGGGCACGGTGCGGGACGCGGCGAGCCGTCCTCAGTACGGGTGGATTGCCGCGGTGGATGGAGACCTGGTGGTGGTGGCGGTGCGCCCCGGGAAGATGCCGCGCCAGTTCGCGGAGGAGATTCCGGAGGCCCTGGCGCGAGCGCGCAAGCAGGCGGGACTCGAGGCGGCGCGCGTGCAGGTGCTGGGCCTGGTGTCCTCGCGCGAAGTGGAGGCGCGGTGCTCGGGCGTGGGGTTCGCGGTGGACGAGGGGATGCCGAAGGCGGCGCCCTCCGACTGGGCTCGGCTCGAGGGGCTCACGGCGCGCGGCCCGGCGGTGTGTCTGGGCGCACCCTGGAGGCTTCGTTTCCCGAAGGGGCCGGAGGAAGGGCGGGACTACGCGGGGGTCTTCACGTGGTCACCGCCGCCCGCGTACCGGCCTCCCTCGGAGGTGCCCACGTCGTCCAGCGCGCTGAAGGCGCGGCGCGGTTCGGACTTCGTGTTCCGCACCACGCGTTTGCAATACACGGCGGGCGTGGTGGCGGCGGAGGATGTGACGCTGAAGGGTGAAGCGCGTCTGGCCCTGGCGCGCGTGGTGGCGCACAACGAACGGCACAGCCGTCACCCGGGCCGCGCCGTCTGTGACACGACCCATTGCCAGGCGTTCCGCGGCACGGTGCGCGTGCAGCGCGACGACGCGAAGGCGCTGGGGCTTCCCGCGCTGAAGTGGAAGGAGTGGCTGTTGTTCTCGCAGGGAGGACAGGAGCCCTGGAAGGAGGAGCGGACGCGGGGCGAGGTCGAGCGGATTCTGGGCAAGGGCCTGGTGTCGCTGCGCTTCGAGGCGGGGCGGGTGCAATACCTGCTCACCGAACGCGATGGCTCGGCGACGTATGAGGAGGGCCGCTCGCTGCCGTGTGAGCTGTTGCGCTCGGGGTTGAAGCTGCTGTCGTGTCCTCGGACGGCCTCGTTCAACGGCGGGGTGCTCGTCTTCGAGGGACGCGGGCGCGGCCATGGTGAGGGATTGGACGTCGAGGCGGCGAAGGCCAGTGGGCTTCGCAGTGATGCGATGCTCGAGGCCGCGTATGGCCGCTCGCGGCCGGAGCCTCGTGACGGGGAGGCTGAGTAG